The Arachis duranensis cultivar V14167 chromosome 9, aradu.V14167.gnm2.J7QH, whole genome shotgun sequence genomic sequence TGCAACAAAACTTTTATTGCAAataactcttcttcttccccatCAAAGCCAGAGATCTCAATTAACTTAAGGTCAGTACTAAAGCACATAGGTATGCAATCCAATATGCATGTTGCATCATCTTTAGGTAGAAACACCCCTTTCTGCATTGTTAAACACATactaaaatcaaaatttcaaaagttTTGTAAACAGCAATAAATTTTCAAGTCTGAAAGAAGTTATTACCACAAATCTAATAACCTCGAGATTGGGCGAGTTATGGAACATGGCCAATAATCCTGGGTAGGACAAATCTATGGACTCGTCGATTGAGGAGAAATTTAGTTCAACCAAATTAGGAAAAAAAGGCAGATATTTAAGTAGTAATCTTGTTCTGCTGAGAGCCTGgcaaacacaaaacaagataTTCAGAAAGaccataaaattaattatataaaatcacaCTAACAGATGTTTTGTAATTTGTAAGGAGATCAAACCAAAACAAAGTCGTCAGAGATGGTAAGCCACTCCAGATTTGGGAGTTCTCTGAGAAGTTTGAACACGAAACGGCCTAAATCCAACAGTCGACTGTAAATCATGCATTCGTCATCCCAACAATTGGGAGAAGGAGGTACTTGAACCATAATAGATGCGTTAATCACTGAGGCTGAATCACATAATGAATATTCATTCGGGAAGTCACCAGAATAATTAAATGACGTCAAATTTGTTCCGAAGATCACTACTTTCTTTGAAACATTCAGACCATCATCTTCCTCATCTTCCTTATCTACTATATCAATTGTTTGAAGCAagggagaagaaataaaaaacgcCTTGACATTCTTCAAATTGCAATAAATTAGGGCCAACTCCTCCAAGGCTGGGCAACCAGAGAAAAGATTTTGCGTTGAAGAACTATCAGGGAATATAACACTAACCAACCTCAACATCCGAAGGGATTGAAAATGAATGGAAGAAGGAAGCTTGAAAATATGCTTCATACGCAAATCAAATTGTGTCAGTGTTGCACAGGTAAACAGGTGGTCAGGGAAGACCAAAGGTTCCCAAATATCTTCAAAGTGAAGAGATAATTCTTCAATCTCAGGGTTGATGAAACCACATAGCCACTGATTAACCTGAGAAGCATTCTCATCTACACTACATATCAGATCAAACTTTTTAAGATTCGAGCAATCACAATCTCTGAGCAATTTGGTCGCAAAGTCCATGAATTTCTGTCTTTTTACAGGTTCAGGTTGTTCGGGATAACTGTGATAATTCTCTCTCAACTCAATCTTGGATATATTCTTCCATAGATGCTCCCACATTTTGGAAAGTACACTTGTTCGAATTGCATCTTTTGTAGGAAGAGAGGATAAGATATGATAGAGAATTGGGTCAGGAAGATCACATATGTTCATGACCATGCCACTCTCATAGCTGTTTCCCTCTCCCTTTCTCTGCTTCTCGCTCTTCTTTTTACGACCCATGCTTCAAATAGCTTTCATATTATACAAACAAAGATTACGAGTAAGAAAATAATAGCCTGCCCTAAATTGAGATTCACATTGATTTGTATCCCTTACTCATCatcatctaaaataataatgaacCTATTTGCCCTTGTCTAAGCCCTAAACCCCAAAACCCTAACTTAATCGGAAGACGAAAATGCGAAGGTAAAGACAAATGGAATCGAAGAGGAAGAGAGTGATAACCTGCACCGGCGACCCCTTTCTCCACTAGCAGTGTTGCACGATGTACCAATATATCAACTGGTAATTACCATTTACCAACACGAATTGAAAAATGATTATTAGGGCCAAATTAGAAATTactgttattatttattaatacttTTCTGTTGGGCTTTGCCCCGTCAGATTTACCCACAAAAAAGAAATCTATACAAAATGTGACATGGCGGTATGGACCAAAATCATGAAGGTTAACTAACAATTAAACAACTAGTaaccaaaatataattttaaggaTTAAATAGCTGCCCATctaaattaccaaaaaaaaaagattaaatagttaacttaaaaattttatgaactaaattcttttcaaattaaaaataaattgagcgtattttgaatttgtgaaCATAATCTATATTTGAAAACTAAGAGCTCTAAAAATGCGAAAATTAATTTGCATATAGTTGTGTATAAGGTGAATTGTTTGAATATTGAAGAGGATAGAGAGAAATTGAAAGAGAGGAGAAGGTGAATGCAGAGAGTAAAGAATGAAAATGAACGTTCTATCTTATTCCATTTGAGTAACAAGataagtatatatatttatattttgatgCTGCAGAGTTtaacactaaaccctaattgAATGATTAACCTTCTAACAAACTTGTAACTAACTTCTACCAACGGAAACTTTTTTAACTGATTCTTATACTCCTAACATGAATTACACAAGAATGTACAATTTTGTGATTTACTGAGTTATGGTATATCTGAGAATTTGCAGTAACAAATGACAACTTTTAACAATTGAAGTCACTAAATAGAAAAAGTTTTAGAgaacttaaatttttaaaataaagaaccGGCAGCTATGAGCATCAGCCTCATTCTCCTTAATATCCACTTTCTGAAGCATGGACACAACAATCGTAATAGCAATAGCTTTCACATTCCACCAACTATATCTATCCAAAGTTAGCTCCTCCAAGTCACCAAAACTGACAAGCCAGAAAATAGCTTTTGACTGGAACAACGACCGGGAAAGCAATGTACTTAAGAGTCAAATTCTTCAAATTCGAAAAGTGGATGCAAGATGGAAGCTTGAGCAAGACCTCAGCCACTATAAAAGCCTTCCTGAATGTATCACAAGGCAACTCAAATGGCTCTTCATTAATCTCATGAAGTCTAAGAATCAAGTGTTGAACATGAAGAGTGATGATCTCTTCTGGCTCATGTTTGATCCAAATCCTGAGATGTCAAGTTTGGTGACCAACATCCATTGGGTCCGCCACCTTCTAGATAACAAACTAGTTCTGACTGCATCTTTAGTTTGAAGCGAACTCAAGATGCATTGAAGGAAGTTGTCAGATAAATTGGTTATCCTATCCACATTCTCACTAGCATCACCTTCATTGTTCAAATTTTGAACTTCGTCCTCGCAGGCAGAGAAAGCTTCTTCCATAGTTTTATGTTTACCTTGATCAATGCATAAATGCATCATCATAAGAAGACAAAAATAATGCAAATGCCACTTTTAACTTTTATCTGTTTGACCAACATAGACCATTATCAAGCTGCTCCCAAGATATAGAAATGGATTCTCTCACGTgactttttatatatatgattacaTGAAAAATCAACTCGAAAGAATCTATTCCTTCAAAAATATTCCAGAATCAGCAATGAAACTATCTAACATAGACTGAGCAAATTTTCCACCCTTAACTCTGTCAATCCTAACCATTGAACAATTAACGGAATGCAATGTGCcaataaaatataatagattataaaatttaatgggTTTGTGATGGCAATGAGCAAAATTTAAGATTGCGAGAAAGTACATACATAATTTGTAATAGTCTTTAAATTCTATGGCAATATCAAAACATATCGTAAGCTTAATAGCTCAATAATACTCGAATTCTATCTCACAATTCATTGAGCTCTTAGGATACTTTAAGATCTGCTTGCAGAACTCCTTTGACCTCTTTAATCCTACACGCCTGTCATCCCTGTCAAACGAATGCCAATAACACTGAATACGAAGTTTATCCAACACTGATGCTGCTTGCAACAATATTTTTATTGCAAATAACTCTTCTTCCTCAGAGATGCCACCGATCTCAATCGTCTTCAGGGTTCTGCTAAAACACACAGGCAAGGGATCGAATATAGAATTTGCATCATCTTTAGGCTGAGACACCCCTCCCTGCATTGTTAAAAACACATACAAAAATGAAAACTTTTGCGATTCAAATCTAGCAATTAACTTTCTGGTCCAAATGAAGTTACTACCTGAAATCTAAGAACTTGAAGACAGGGCGAGTTTCGCAATAGCATCAGTAATGCTTTATAGGACAACTCTATGGACGAGAATGAGTCGAAATCTAGTTCAGCCAATTTACCGAATAAAGGTAGTTGCCCGAGTAAAGATGTTCTACTGAGTGTCTGGCATATTCagtcaaattcaaaatattcaGAAAGGCAAACAAAGTAATTGAACAGAATCAAGACTAATAGAGATTTTGTATGAAGATCAAACCATAATAGAAGTCTCAGACATAGAAAGCTTCTCCACATTTGGGAGCATTTTGAGAAGTCTGAACGTGAAATTGCCTGAAGAGATTTGCCAGGTGACCTCTCTGACCCAATAATATTCAGGAGGTAGCACCTCAATGGAGGCATCAATCACCAAGGTTGAACGATATAAGAAATATTCATTCATACAATCGCCGTGATAAGTAAATGACTTCAGATTAGTTCCAACAATCAGTACTTTGCAACCACCTAtctcatcatgatcttcatccATCATACCATCTTTGTCCTCCCGTATATGAATTTGTCGAAGCAAAGGAGAATAAATACAAACAGCTTGGACATTCTTCAAATTGCAATTGATTAGGTACAAATCCTCCAAGGCTGGGCAGCCAGAGAAAAGCTGTTGTGCTGAAGAACTATCAGGGAATATAATGTTAGACAAAGTCAAAGTCCGAAGGCACCGAAAATGAACAGAAGAAGGAAGGTTGAAGACATGCTGCATATCCAATTCAAAGTTTGTCAATGTAGCACAGGTAAACAGTTGGTCAGGGAAGACCAATGGTTCCTCAATCCCATAAAGACAAAGACATAGTTCTTGAATCCTAGGGTTGATGAAACCACATAGCCACTGATTAACCCGAGAAGCATCCTTATCAACATTACATGTCAGAGAGAACTTCGCAAGACTGGAGCAATTACAAGCTACAAGCAATCTGGTCACAAAGTGCATGAATTGCTGCCTTTCCTCGGGTTTTCCCTCTTTCAACTCAATCTTGGAGATATCCCTCCATAGATGCTCCCATCTTTTGGAGAGTATACTCGTTTGAATTGCTTCTTTTGTGGGAAGGGAGGATATGATAAGCTGGAGAATCGCATCTGGTAGATCACATATACCGAAGCTGCTCTCAACATTTCCCTCTCCCTTTCCCCTTCCCTTGCACTGCTTTTTGCGCTTCTTCTCAAGAACCATGCTTAATAGAGCTTTCCCTAGCAAACTAAACAAATGTTATTAACCTATTTGCCGTTTTCCTAATCCAGTGAGTTAATGTTAAACCCTAACACAATCCTACACTCCGCAAGAGGGTTTCAGAGCATGATTTTGTATGCGAAAGCTTTTAGAAAAACACAATGAGAAACAGCACCGCATGCAAAGAATAAAACCTGATGCAATCGAAGAAGACGAGAGTGCTAACCTGGAATGTAGTCAAGAGATTCGTAATGCAACCGCTTTCTCTTCTTTTGGCGCCTCGGAATCCAAAGTCAGTGGAATGCGCGCCACTATAACAATTAACGACTCAACAAAAACCTGGAAACTAGACATTTTAAAAAGCGACTCACGTAaaatcgacttcacgtgaaggtGATATCTCAATgtcattagataaaaattttgtaaaataagtcaaattatttaaaaaaagttaaaaaaagaatGTCATAAGGCCCATTCATGAGGAGGTTTTGTGTGGATACAAAAggaaatatttaattttattttaaaaattaacaaaaataaaatgatatattttatgcAATAGTTATTTAATCgcataatttgttatttttttattcatcataGCATGTACTATATTATAAAGTTTAaattgataatattatttttatttaagagaatTGCTCTTAATATAAACTAGAATGAACCTCTAAAAtggatttgtatttttaaattactgATAAAAGTATCTTATagatatattaacaaaaaaatattttaaaataatttaaaacataataaaaataacaaaatatacctaacattatttttgtatttgacaaAATGTTTGTGCATTGGAACtaaatttttgtataattatttaaaatctaCATGCAAAAGATTGATGATAAATTCAATAtctaaaactttttattttctaaaattatttttagtcattcaccaaaaatcacataaaagttATCCACTtgatataaaatcaaattttaaagataaatatattttatttttctaatcataTAATCAAAATCTAGTTCGATCAAAATCTAGTTCTATCAAGCACGAACACTTTGCTGAActatattcaattatttaacATAAATGAAGCATCTCTTCCACCCTTAACTCTGTGAAGCCTATCTCTAGATAATCAATATTTAGCGGAAAAATAATAtgcaattaaaatataataattataataaattgaaagaaaactAAGGAATTTGAGACGGCAATGAGCAAATTTTAAGATTGATGGAAAATACATAATTTGTGATGTTAGGGTGGCTAGTCTTTAAATTCTACAGCTGCATCAAAACATAAGTCAGAAAGCTTAATAGCTCAACTATACTCAAGTTCTATCTCACAATCCTTTGAGCTCTTAGGATACTTTAAGATACGCTTGTATAACTCCTCTGACCTTTTTAATCCTATACGCTTGTCATTCAAATCAAACGAAAACCAGTAACACTTAATACAAAGTTTATCCAACACTGATGCTGCTTGCAACAATATTTCTATAGCAAatagttcttcttctttccaGTAATGCCACTGATCTCAATCGTCGTCAGGGTTGTACTAAAACACACAGGCAAGggatcaaatataaaatttgcaTCCTCTTTAGCAAGCGAAACCTCTCCCTGAATTGTTAAAAACACATAcaacaaatgaaaatttttacaaTTCATAAATAGCAATGAACTTTCTGGTCCAAATGAGGTTACTACCTGAAATCTAAGAACCCGAAGAGAGGGCGAGTTTCGCAATAGTGTCAGTAATTCTTCATACAAATTGAACAATTCTACGGGTTTGCTTAGGTCCAAATCTAGTTCAcccaaattacaaaataaaggTAGTCTGAAAGACATCGATTCGCTGAGTGCCTGCCATGTGCAgtcaaattcaaagaaaaaggcGAACAAATTAATTGAAACAGAATGAAGACTATAGATATTTTGTATGAAGATCAAACCTCAATAGAATCTGCAGATATAGAAAGCTTCTCCACATTTGGGATCATGTTAAGAAATCTGAACGTGAAATCGCCTGAAGCTCCATGCCAGAAGTAACTAACCTGAATTGAGGCATCAATCACGGTTgaataatataagaaaaaatcaTTCATTCCATCGCCGTGATAAGTAAATGACTTCAGATTAGGTCCAACAATCAGTACTTTGCAGCGAATTGTATCACTCAGAAAACCTATCTCAACATCATCGTCGTCATACAACATATTATCTAAATACTCCTGTATATAAATCCGTCGAAGCAAGAGAGAATAAATAGAAACAGCTCGAACATTTTTCAAATTGCAATTGATTAGGGACAAATCCTCCAAAGCTGGGCAACCAAAGAAAAGCTGTTGTGCTGAAGAACTATCAGGGAATATAATGTTAGACAAGGTCAAAGTCCGAAGGCACCGAAAATGAACGGAAGAAGGAAGCTTCAAGACATGCTGCATATCCAATGTAAACTTTGTCAATGTGGCACACGTAAACAGTTGGTCAGGGAAGACCAATGGTTCCTCAATCTCTTCAAGGTGAAGACATAGTTCTTGAATCTTAGGGTTGATGAAACCACATAGCCACTCATTAACCCGAGAAGCATCCTTATCAACCTTGCATGACAGAGAAAACTTCTCAAGAATGGAACAATTACAAGCTACAAGCAATCCGGTCACAAATTGCATGAATTGCTGCCTTTCCTCGGGTTTTCCCTCTTTCAACTCAATATTGGAGATATCCCTCCATAGATGCTCCCATCTTTTGGAGAGTATACTCGTTTGAATTGCTTCTTTTGTGGGAAGGGAGGATATGATAAGCTGGAGAATCGCATCTGGTAGATCACATATACTGAAGCTACTCTCAACTTTTCCCTCTCCCTTTTCCCTTCCATTGCGATGCTTTTTGCGCTTCTTCAAAAGGCCCAGGCACCAAAGAGCTTTCCCTAGCAAACTAAACAAATGTTATGTCATTAACCTATTTGCCATTTTTCTAATTCAGCGAGTTAATGTTAAAACCCTAACAAAATCATGCACGCCATTTTTCTAATCCAGTGAGTTAATGTTAAAACCCTAACACAATCATGCACGCCATACCACAATCATGCACTCCGCGAGAGGGGTACAGAGCACCATTTCTTATGCAAAagctttttgaaaaacaaaattagaaaCAACACCGCATGCAATCGAAGAAGACGAGAATGCTAACCGGAAAAGTAGCCGAGGCATTCGGAATGCAAccgcttactctttttcttttggcaCCTCAGAATCCAAAATCGGTGAGTGCGCGCTAATGTAACAACAATTAAAGACTCAAGTCACTCAAAAAAAACCTGGaaattaaacattttaaaaaagggAAAATTGTAATGCTTGCCTTAaattgataatattatttttgtttaacatATTTTTCTCTTAATATTAAGTAAACCATTAAAAATGGTATCGGATTATTAAATCGCTGAAAAAATAATGGTTAATCCTCAGTTCGGTtcctgaattttattttttaatttattttttaaatttttatttatttttttttaatcaaagatAAGAGATTCGAATCCGCAACCTCTTAAATGAGTATGGAAAGACTATACCATTTGAGTTATTAgacttaattatttttatttaattctccaaattttataaatgtaaCTCATGGACAAGGAAATGTCATGCATACATTTTGGGTTCAATCTCAGATACGTACCTAATAAAGATCTATCAATTTCTGCCTACTCTTCTTTACGATTATATTTAATGAAATTATCTTTGTAAATGTGTCTAatgaaaatgtttttttttatgattgtgtCTAATGAAAATATCTTTACGAATGTATTTCTTAGATGTGTCaatactaattataattaaaatataataattaattattattaacaataaattggcatataaTATATTGGTATCTTATACTTTTTTTGGGAGTttagaactcaaatagaaaataGTGTAAACTTTGGCTTTTTTTGTATATGGAAGTAAAAGTAGTGATATACctcaatattataattttttgtgtttttcaaaagTGTGAAAGATACACAAAtaggaattcaaattttttattttttttaacaaaaatctcTCGGTCTGATTTATGTACTCTCACAAGTGTACTCTCACAAATCAAATggttcaatttttatttatctaattaaataatctcacatttaaaaataacacCCAATCAAcccacattttaaaaaaacacCGTTGCTACTCCAATATAAAAAGCAAAATTTTCGTAATCCTTTATTAAAACTGTTCATCTCAaagcaaataataatataaaatggtATTCTTTTTAGACTATTTAAACATGAACACCAAAATGACCATCATTTTacataataacatttttttggttaacaataaaaataattttaaaaatgttttaaaatgtaataaaaaataattataattgatgaataatttttgtatttaataaattatttatacattTGATCTaagactttttaaaaaattttgaataattgtttgaaaatcaaaataaaaaattgatcagaattttatttctaaattttttctttttatattattttttgtaatttacaaaaaaattatccaCTTTACGTCAAATTAagttttaataacaaaattgtttcattttttctaataatacagaaaaatcacaataaatttctaaaggtttctaaaatatatagttgataagataaaaattttcatACATGCCATTTTCTttgtaagaaattaaaatagttaaaaaatattagatattatttgtcattaaattattattaattatttttaataattaacttcacatgaaaatatagaaataaattctcctaaaatttctttttatatatgataTGTTTACATGAAAAACCAACTTGAAAGAATCtattatatctaaaatattcAAGAGTCAGTTAACATAAATTGAGTATTTCTTCCACCCTTAAATCTATCAAGCCTATCTATGGATAATCAATATTtagcgaaaaaaataatatgcaattaaaatataatatattataatagagTGAAAGAAAACTAAGGAGTTTGTGACGGTAATGAACAAATTTTAAGATTGCTGTAAAGTACATCATTTGTGATGTAAGCTAGCTAGTTTTAAAATTCTCAACTGTATTCAAATTTTCTCACAATCTATTTACCTTTTAGGATACTTTAAGATATGCTTGTCCAATTCATCTAACCTTTCTAATCCTATAACGCTTGTCATCCAAATCAAAAGAAAACCAATAACACCTAAAGTTTATCCAACAGCTTGCAATTAGTTGCAACAATATTTTTATTGCAAATAGTCCTTCTTTTCTAGTAATGCCACTGATCTTCATGGCCTTCAGGATTGTACTAAAACACACAGACAAGGATCATCTTTAACAAGCGAAATTCTTTCTTAAATTGTTAAAAACACATACAAcaaatgaaaaattttcaattcgTAAATAGCAATGAACTTTCTGGTTCAAATGAAATTATTATCTAAAATCTAAGATGTCGAAGACAGGACGAGTTTTGCAATAGTATCTGCAATTCTTCGTACTTATTGAATAACTTTATGGGCTTGCCTGGGTTCAAATCTAGTTCaacaatattataaaataaaggtAGTTTGAGAAAAGATGTCGTTCCGCTGAGGCGCCGAATGCCTGTCATGTGCagtcaaattcaaaatattcaGAAAGGCCaacaaattaattgaaaaagaacgaAGACCGATAGATATTTTGTATGAAGATCAAACTTCAATAGAATCCCTAGACATAGAAAGTTTCTCCACATTTGAGAGAATTTTGAGAAATCTGAACATGAAATCGCCTGAAGTTAGGGTGTATTTGGATTTGCGTTGGAGAAGAGAGAAGTCTGTTTGAGTTCTTTAAACGCTTCATCTTTATGTTACATGTTTTTATCCTATAAACTAACCCACGTTTATCAAAAAcctaaaaattctaattttttcgTTCACCTCTTCACGTTGGATTgaactttatgttttatgtatcaattatgttttttattatttatatctttatttttttataatactttTTTCTAATACTCTCTTatgcatattattattttttataaaacttatattttttatatattgttattgttatttcttttttgtatgaaataattttttttattttgtattatgaTTCTATTAATTCTATTAGAGTACTAAAGAATACTgagaatactaaaaaaatattaaaatttatttaaatatttaaaataaaattataagataacataaaataattatttagatttatGTCCTTTTCTGTAACtttttatctaaaagtgattttgaataatGTAATCTAAACACTATTTAATTTACTATAATCCATTTTGAATCATTAAAAGATATAtagtaattataattatataaaaaatttattaaaatttaaatgaaaaatatatataataattataattgtaaattataatttaaaaatattaaaaataattaatatttattttaatcaactTGGATGAGTTGAATGGTTATCTTATTTGTCTGCAAGTATTTGGAGTTCGAATCTCACCCTTAATAAACAGAGCATCAATACATGTGGATTAATCCTCGACTTATCGAGTTAGGAAATCCGTagaaaaaattgtatttgtctttaaaattgattaatttttcattaataaataCTTATGgacttttgtttttgttgaaatttacttaggacaattttatttgttggtaTCGTATTCATTCTTAAAGTCAAAACAATATGATCAACATTGTTATTTGTTAAAACTTCACATTTTATgaaatgattttaaattttcaaattcataaacttATGTCATTACAAAAGTTAGTAGATCGATTAATATTTCTTTATAAATGGTGTACTGAAACACCATCGTTGAGTATTAGTTAGTGTGAAGAGAAACCAATAATAacttttgttattcaatatataatttattctattgaaaaataaattaatatttcctaaatttataaatacattttcttctaatttcttacaccattttatttgacaatatttaccattaaaaaatagtaaatgacCATATTAtcccacaatatatatatatatgatgtgtaaaataatttcttatcttaaaattaattctggttagtgagataaaatttaaaatattttttattttcttactccaatttaaatttaaatttagaattgattaatgactcatttttttaatttcaataaaaaataaattggttaGATGTAAAATATTTagcatttaataattttaatcatttaaattttaattataaaaaattacattaaaaattaattataaacttaataatcaataatatatattatattagtatgCAAATAATAATATCCAATGTATAATCTATTGAGGATTGATTTattatccaaattttttttcataaactttgtaatatgtaaaaatagtgatcttatttgttattattatttaaacaattttttttataattttttaattaggtaactaacttaattaataacttttattattgcttatactaaaaaaatatcagTTTATactatttacatattttttactactaataaataaataaatatttgcaCTGTTATATTTATTGTCCTAGATGATGAATTAAGTTACTTATTTTGtatgttaaataatattttatatattaatttattaaatattaagataaaaaaattgttcaataaattatataaatagtcattacaaaaaaaaattatatatcatatataataatacttGATATATATAGTGtcatgtatatattaaaattatctattttaatta encodes the following:
- the LOC107467081 gene encoding F-box/LRR-repeat protein At2g29930, with the protein product MGRKKKSEKQRKGEGNSYESGMVMNICDLPDPILYHILSSLPTKDAIRTSVLSKMWEHLWKNISKIELRENYHSYPEQPEPVKRQKFMDFATKLLRDCDCSNLKKFDLICSVDENASQVNQWLCGFINPEIEELSLHFEDIWEPLVFPDHLFTCATLTQFDLRMKHIFKLPSSIHFQSLRMLRLVSVIFPDSSSTQNLFSGCPALEELALIYCNLKNVKAFFISSPLLQTIDIVDKEDEEDDGLNVSKKVVIFGTNLTSFNYSGDFPNEYSLCDSASVINASIMVQVPPSPNCWDDECMIYSRLLDLGRFVFKLLRELPNLEWLTISDDFVLALSRTRLLLKYLPFFPNLVELNFSSIDESIDLSYPGLLAMFHNSPNLEVIRFVKGVFLPKDDATCILDCIPMCFSTDLKLIEISGFDGEEEELFAIKVLLQSASVLSKLIIRSYFFRYNGDDIDRGERLDKLHQQILRYPRRSMDCEIDVEHIVIG
- the LOC127739555 gene encoding F-box/LRR-repeat protein At4g14103-like — translated: MVLEKKRKKQCKGRGKGEGNVESSFGICDLPDAILQLIISSLPTKEAIQTSILSKRWEHLWRDISKIELKEGKPEERQQFMHFVTRLLVACNCSSLAKFSLTCNVDKDASRVNQWLCGFINPRIQELCLCLYGIEEPLVFPDQLFTCATLTNFELDMQHVFNLPSSVHFRCLRTLTLSNIIFPDSSSAQQLFSGCPALEDLYLINCNLKNVQAVCIYSPLLRQIHIREDKDGMMDEDHDEIGGCKVLIVGTNLKSFTYHGDCMNEYFLYRSTLVIDASIEVLPPEYYWVREVTWQISSGNFTFRLLKMLPNVEKLSMSETSIMTLSRTSLLGQLPLFGKLAELDFDSFSSIELSYKALLMLLRNSPCLQVLRFQGGVSQPKDDANSIFDPLPVCFSRTLKTIEIGGISEEEELFAIKILLQAASVLDKLRIQCYWHSFDRDDRRVGLKRSKEFCKQILKYPKSSMNCEIEFEYY
- the LOC107467041 gene encoding F-box/LRR-repeat protein At3g26922 isoform X3; its protein translation is MPRLLFRLLGKALWCLGLLKKRKKHRNGREKGEGKVESSFSICDLPDAILQLIISSLPTKEAIQTSILSKRWEHLWRDISNIELKEGKPEERQQFMQFVTGLLVACNCSILEKFSLSCKVDKDASRVNEWLCGFINPKIQELCLHLEEIEEPLVFPDQLFTCATLTKFTLDMQHVLKLPSSVHFRCLRTLTLSNIIFPDSSSAQQLFFGCPALEDLSLINCNLKNVRAVSIYSLLLRRIYIQEYLDNMLYDDDDVEIGFLSDTIRCKVLIVGPNLKSFTYHGDGMNDFFLYYSTVIDASIQALSESMSFRLPLFCNLGELDLDLSKPVELFNLYEELLTLLRNSPSLRVLRFQGEVSLAKEDANFIFDPLPVCFSTTLTTIEISGITGKKKNYLL
- the LOC107467041 gene encoding F-box/LRR-repeat protein At3g26922 isoform X1, coding for MPRLLFRLLGKALWCLGLLKKRKKHRNGREKGEGKVESSFSICDLPDAILQLIISSLPTKEAIQTSILSKRWEHLWRDISNIELKEGKPEERQQFMQFVTGLLVACNCSILEKFSLSCKVDKDASRVNEWLCGFINPKIQELCLHLEEIEEPLVFPDQLFTCATLTKFTLDMQHVLKLPSSVHFRCLRTLTLSNIIFPDSSSAQQLFFGCPALEDLSLINCNLKNVRAVSIYSLLLRRIYIQEYLDNMLYDDDDVEIGFLSDTIRCKVLIVGPNLKSFTYHGDGMNDFFLYYSTVIDASIQVSYFWHGASGDFTFRFLNMIPNVEKLSISADSIEALSESMSFRLPLFCNLGELDLDLSKPVELFNLYEELLTLLRNSPSLRVLRFQGEVSLAKEDANFIFDPLPVCFSTTLTTIEISGITGKKKNYLL
- the LOC107467041 gene encoding F-box/LRR-repeat protein At3g26922 isoform X2, which encodes MPRLLFRLLGKALWCLGLLKKRKKHRNGREKGEGKVESSFSICDLPDAILQLIISSLPTKEAIQTSILSKRWEHLWRDISNIELKEGKPEERQQFMQFVTGLLVACNCSILEKFSLSCKVDKDASRVNEWLCGFINPKIQELCLHLEEIEEPLVFPDQLFTCATLTKFTLDMQHVLKLPSSVHFRCLRTLTLSNIIFPDSSSAQQLFFGCPALEDLSLINCNLKNVRAVSIYSLLLRRIYIQEYLDNMLYDDDDVEIGFLSDTIRCKVLIVGPNLKSFTYHGDGMNDFFLYYSTVIDASIQVSYFWHGASGDFTFRFLNMIPNVEKLSISADSIEALSESMSFRLPLFCNLGELDLDLSKPVELFNLYEELLTLLRNSPSLRVLRFQGEVSLAKEDANFIFDPLPVCFSTTLTTIEISGITGKKKNYLL